One Canis lupus familiaris isolate Mischka breed German Shepherd chromosome 20, alternate assembly UU_Cfam_GSD_1.0, whole genome shotgun sequence genomic region harbors:
- the ARIH2 gene encoding E3 ubiquitin-protein ligase ARIH2 isoform X3, whose translation MLTAISCILPMALVSHSVAKLILVNFHWQVAEILDRYKSNSAQLLVEARVQPSPSKHVPTAHPPHHCAVCMQFVRKENLLSLACQHQFCRSCWEQHCSVLVKDGVGVGVSCMAQDCPLRTPEDFVFPLLPNEELRDKYRRYLFRDYVESHYQLQLCPGADCPMVIRVQEPRARRVQCNRCNEVFCFKCRQMYHAPTDCATIRKWLTKCADDSETANYISAHTKDCPKCNICIEKNGGCNHMQCSKCKHDFCWMCLGDWKTHGSEYYECSRYKENPDIVNQSQQAQAREALKKYLFYFERWENHNKSLQLEAQTYQRIHEKIQERVMNNLGTWIDWQYLQNAAKLLAKCRYTLQYTYPYAYYMESGPRKKLFEYQQAQLEAEIENLSWKVERADSYDRGDLENQMHIAEQRRRTLLKDFHDT comes from the exons gTATCTCATTCAGTTGCTAAACTTATATTAGTTAATTTCCACTGGCAAGTTGCAGAGATATTGGACAG atACAAGTCTAATTCTGCTCAGCTGCTCGTTGAGGCTCGAGTTCAGCCCAGTCCCTCGAAACAT GTTCCCACGGCCCACCCCCCTCACCACTGCGCAGTGTGTATGCAGTTTGTACGGAAGGAAAACCTACTTTCTCTGGCCTGTCAGCACCAGTTTTGCCGTAGCTGCTGGGAGCAGCACTGCTCAGTACTTGTCAAGGACGGCGTGGGTGTGG GAGTCTCTTGTATGGCTCAGGACTGCCCACTCCGAACTCCAGAGGACTTTGTATTTCCATTGCTGCCGAATGAAGAATTGAGAGACAAATACAGGCGCTACCTCTTTAGGGACTACGTGGAG AGTCATTACCAGCTCCAGCTGTGCCCTGGTGCAGACTGCCCTATGGTTATTCGGGTACAGGAGCCTAGAGCTCGCCGAGTACAGTGCAATCGGTGCAACGAGGTGTTCTG TTTCAAGTGTCGTCAGATGTATCACGCCCCCACAGACTGCGCCACAATCCGGAAATGGCTCACGAAGTGTGCAGACGACTCTGAAACAGCCAACTACATTAGTGCTCACACTAAAGAC TGTCCCAAGTGCAACATCTGCATTGAGAAGAATGGAGGCTGTAATCACATG CAATGCTCCAAGTGTAAACACG ACTTTTGCTGGATGTGTCTAGGAGATTGGAAGACCCATGGCAGTGAGTACTATGAGTGCAGTCGGTACAAGGAGAACCCCGACATTGTCAACCAGAGCCAGCAAGCCCAGGCCAGGGAGGCCCTCAAGAAGTACTTGTTCTACTTTGAGAGG TGGGAAAACCACAACAAGAGCTTGCAGCTGGAGGCACAGACATACCAGCGGATTCATGAGAAGATTCAGGAGAGGGTCATGAATAATCTGGGGACATGGATCGACTGGCAATACCTACAGAATGCTGCCAAGCTCTTGGCTAAG TGCCGATACACCCTGCAGTACACTTATCCATATGCGTACTACATGGAGTCTGGACCCAGGAAGAAGCTG TTTGAATACCAGCAGGCTCAGCTGGAGGCTGAGATCGAAAACCTGTCATGGAAAGTGGAGCGTGCAGACAGCTATGACAGAGGG GACTTAGAGAACCAGATGCATATAGCAGAGCAACGGAGGAGAACCCTGCTGAAGGATTTCCATGACACCTAG